A portion of the Sphingobacterium spiritivorum genome contains these proteins:
- a CDS encoding sugar MFS transporter, whose translation MTNKPLNKRDTAISVGIIGMMFFIFGFVSWINAILIPYFKIACELTNFESYLVAFAFYISYLVMSLPSSFLLKKIGFKKGIMVGFWTMALGAFIFVPAAYSRAYPVFLLGLFTLGAGLAILQTVANLYITVVGNKERAAQRISIMGICNKGAGILAPLAFSAAILRPTDSELFRQIPLMNDLVRATVLDELIMRVVIPYTIVACVLFIIGIAVRYSPLPELTLEDDTDNKAGKKNILQFPHLVLGAIAIFLHVGTQVIAIDTVISYADTMGLTLIEAKVFPSYTLTATIVGYLLGIVVIPRFISQRNMLKICTLTGLLLSLSIHLFHGQVDWLNHHVDISIWFVVLIGLPNALIWAGIWPLALDGLGKYAKEGSALLIMGLCGNAILPLIYGAVADVSNVQTAYAVLIPCFLYLVFYAFIGHRIKNW comes from the coding sequence ATGACAAATAAACCCCTTAATAAAAGAGATACAGCTATTTCGGTTGGCATAATAGGGATGATGTTTTTCATCTTCGGATTTGTGTCCTGGATAAATGCGATACTGATTCCTTATTTTAAAATTGCCTGTGAACTGACTAATTTTGAGTCTTATCTGGTTGCATTTGCCTTTTATATTTCCTATCTGGTCATGTCTTTACCTTCTTCTTTTCTGCTTAAGAAAATAGGATTTAAAAAGGGAATTATGGTTGGGTTCTGGACAATGGCATTAGGTGCATTCATATTTGTGCCTGCAGCATACAGCAGAGCTTATCCTGTGTTTTTACTGGGATTATTCACGTTAGGAGCTGGTCTTGCCATTTTACAAACAGTAGCTAATCTGTATATCACCGTTGTCGGCAATAAGGAACGTGCGGCACAACGCATAAGCATTATGGGTATATGTAATAAAGGAGCAGGTATACTTGCTCCTTTAGCATTTTCAGCTGCCATATTGCGTCCTACAGATAGTGAACTCTTCAGGCAGATTCCACTGATGAATGATCTTGTCCGGGCGACAGTGCTGGACGAACTTATCATGCGTGTAGTCATACCTTATACAATAGTTGCCTGTGTTCTTTTTATTATCGGAATAGCGGTACGTTACTCTCCTCTTCCTGAACTGACGCTGGAAGACGATACAGATAATAAAGCAGGGAAGAAAAATATTCTGCAATTTCCGCACCTTGTGTTAGGAGCAATCGCGATTTTTCTGCACGTAGGAACGCAGGTTATTGCTATTGATACAGTGATCAGCTATGCAGATACCATGGGGCTGACGCTTATTGAAGCCAAAGTATTTCCTTCCTATACTCTTACAGCAACGATAGTAGGTTATCTTTTAGGGATTGTTGTTATCCCCAGGTTTATCAGCCAGCGTAATATGTTGAAGATTTGTACGCTGACAGGGCTACTGTTGTCTTTGTCTATACATCTTTTTCACGGTCAGGTAGATTGGCTGAATCACCATGTAGATATATCGATCTGGTTTGTTGTACTTATTGGCCTGCCAAATGCGTTGATATGGGCCGGAATATGGCCTCTGGCATTGGACGGACTTGGTAAATACGCTAAGGAAGGATCAGCATTACTGATTATGGGGCTATGTGGAAATGCCATTTTGCCTCTTATTTATGGGGCAGTTGCAGATGTAAGCAATGTACAGACAGCCTATGCTGTATTGATTCCATGCTTTTTATATTTAGTATTTTATGCTTTTATCGGACATAGAATCAAAAACTGGTAA
- a CDS encoding SusD/RagB family nutrient-binding outer membrane lipoprotein has translation MIKRMYKIYVLAALGLASCTKDFVDINKDPNKLTEVGQREMPFMFAKAQSSSALNRSFYQTVQNLGADLYAQYFALTSTSFATDRYALVPDWQRRFWTVVYVDTAPQLKSILSNAEPNSGEAALANILWVYAFHRLTDHFGPVPYFDAAEAKDVIPYDPMDKIYDDFFVRLTKSVADLKALPPGTKIFEGYELMYNGNIDYWAKFANSLRLRLALRISKVNPTKAKAEAEAAIAAGVMTVNDENALLLKALAGNDTNGLSQVAAWNEFAMSSTIASYLKGYEDPRLSIYFQPSVLSNSFNSLRNGLTATDLGNQRNRPGSNSNVGTYWATKKTDGTFDGNLVNKFHIMCAAESYFLRSEGALNGWNMGGTAQELYEQGIKLSLQQWGVMDATLINTYVSSVKTPAAPGDFNNSPAVAQTPVKWSASTMEQREQIGVQKWLAIFPNGMEAWAEYRRTGYPKMYDVVKSDSPDLPQGTFIKRMPYPLTEETSNLEELNKGRALLGGKDNAATRLWWDVD, from the coding sequence ATGATAAAGAGAATGTATAAAATATATGTACTGGCAGCCTTAGGTTTGGCTTCATGTACAAAAGATTTTGTGGATATTAATAAAGATCCCAACAAACTGACAGAAGTCGGACAACGCGAAATGCCTTTTATGTTTGCAAAGGCGCAGTCTTCTTCGGCACTTAACAGAAGTTTCTATCAAACTGTACAGAATCTGGGGGCCGATTTATATGCCCAGTATTTTGCACTGACGAGTACATCCTTTGCTACAGACCGCTATGCATTGGTGCCGGATTGGCAAAGACGATTTTGGACTGTTGTATATGTTGATACTGCTCCGCAGTTAAAAAGTATACTAAGTAATGCGGAACCAAATTCGGGAGAAGCTGCTTTGGCGAATATCCTGTGGGTTTATGCATTTCACAGACTGACAGACCACTTTGGACCTGTTCCATATTTTGATGCCGCAGAAGCAAAGGATGTAATTCCATATGATCCTATGGACAAAATCTATGATGATTTCTTCGTTCGGCTGACGAAGTCGGTCGCAGATTTAAAAGCTTTGCCCCCAGGGACTAAAATCTTTGAAGGATATGAACTTATGTATAATGGTAATATAGATTATTGGGCCAAGTTTGCAAATTCACTTCGGTTGCGTCTGGCATTACGTATCTCCAAAGTCAATCCGACAAAAGCTAAGGCAGAAGCAGAGGCAGCTATTGCGGCAGGAGTCATGACCGTCAACGATGAAAATGCATTACTGCTGAAAGCACTCGCAGGTAACGATACAAATGGTTTGTCGCAAGTAGCTGCATGGAATGAATTTGCCATGAGTTCTACCATAGCCTCCTATCTTAAAGGATACGAAGATCCGCGATTGTCTATATATTTCCAGCCGTCAGTGCTTAGCAATTCATTTAATAGTCTTCGTAATGGCCTCACAGCAACAGATCTGGGTAACCAGCGAAACAGACCGGGCTCCAACTCTAATGTCGGAACGTACTGGGCAACCAAAAAGACGGATGGTACTTTTGATGGAAATCTGGTCAACAAATTTCACATTATGTGTGCCGCAGAGTCCTATTTCCTTCGGTCAGAAGGAGCTTTGAATGGCTGGAATATGGGAGGAACAGCACAGGAATTATATGAACAGGGAATAAAACTTAGTCTTCAGCAATGGGGTGTAATGGATGCCACGCTGATCAATACTTATGTGTCTTCTGTAAAAACACCTGCAGCCCCGGGAGACTTTAATAATTCTCCTGCTGTTGCGCAGACTCCAGTAAAATGGTCAGCAAGTACAATGGAACAACGGGAGCAGATTGGTGTACAGAAGTGGCTGGCTATCTTTCCTAATGGTATGGAAGCATGGGCGGAATACAGAAGAACAGGATATCCGAAAATGTATGATGTTGTGAAATCCGATAGCCCCGATCTGCCTCAAGGGACATTTATCAAACGGATGCCTTATCCCCTAACAGAAGAAACCAGTAATCTGGAGGAGCTGAATAAAGGCCGGGCACTACTGGGAGGAAAAGATAATGCTGCAACGAGATTATGGTGGGATGTAGATTAA
- a CDS encoding glucosamine-6-phosphate deaminase encodes MKIEKLENHQDLGKRAGQIGAEAIRQAIRKQGYANIILATGQSQFETIQELVRAEDLDWSKVRMFHLDEYIGLPVTHLASFRKYLTERFVNHVPALAEVVLIDGEVVPVEEECQRLARKIMDNPIDVAFVGIGENGHLAFNDPPADFEETSPYIVVNLDKQCRQQQLGEGWFPSLNDVPLQAISMSIRQIMKSKKIICAVPDSRKAQAVKDCLSGEVSNMHPASILQQHPDCTCFVDSGSGALLP; translated from the coding sequence GTGAAAATTGAAAAACTAGAAAATCATCAGGATTTGGGCAAACGCGCAGGTCAGATCGGAGCAGAAGCCATTAGACAAGCTATTCGTAAACAAGGATATGCAAACATTATTTTAGCGACAGGACAAAGTCAGTTTGAGACCATTCAGGAACTGGTCAGGGCGGAAGATCTGGATTGGTCCAAAGTGAGAATGTTTCATCTGGATGAATATATCGGATTACCGGTTACACATCTGGCAAGCTTTAGAAAATACCTCACAGAGAGATTTGTGAATCATGTGCCGGCTCTTGCTGAAGTGGTGCTGATTGATGGAGAGGTTGTACCGGTGGAAGAGGAATGTCAGCGACTGGCCCGGAAAATCATGGATAACCCTATTGATGTCGCATTTGTAGGAATTGGAGAGAACGGACATCTTGCATTTAATGATCCTCCTGCGGATTTTGAAGAAACATCACCATACATTGTCGTCAATCTGGATAAACAATGCCGGCAACAGCAATTGGGAGAAGGGTGGTTTCCTTCTCTGAATGATGTGCCTTTGCAGGCAATAAGTATGTCTATCAGACAGATTATGAAATCAAAGAAGATTATCTGTGCTGTGCCGGATAGCCGAAAAGCACAGGCCGTGAAGGATTGTCTGAGCGGAGAGGTATCCAATATGCATCCGGCGAGTATTTTGCAGCAGCATCCGGATTGTACTTGTTTTGTGGACAGCGGGTCAGGAGCATTATTGCCTTAA
- a CDS encoding Gfo/Idh/MocA family protein: protein MGTDRRSFLKLSGLAGVGLLSGCSTGTNQATEADSKLGHILKEAEKEYSSGFNMSGYAAPKLEVVNIGFIGVGNRGSAAVERMSYIEGVSIKGICDVRTEKANEAKARIKAGNHEAQIYSGSDEAWKEMCQREDISLVYIATHWATHAEMAVYAMEHGKHVALEIPSATSVEDCWKLVMTSEKTKQHCVILENCCYDFFELLTLNLARQGFFGDIVHCEGAYIHDILDSFFDEKKRYDFWRLKENAQRNGNLYPTHGLGPVCQVLKVNRGNRLEYMSSMSSKDFMLEAKAEEMAKTDPRFKAYVGKPFRGDMNISNIMTASGSTIMLQHDVSTPRPYSRLHLISGTKAFAQKYPLPGKIAVGHEDFMGEAEMKNLEDTHTPGLVKKIGELAKKIGGHGGMDFMMDWRLIDCLRNGLPMDMDVYDAAAWSVIGPLSEWSVANGSKPIIIPDFTRGNWKKNKVHDIDLHTGGTTGVLNN from the coding sequence ATGGGTACAGATAGAAGATCATTTTTAAAATTATCAGGATTGGCAGGAGTCGGCTTGCTCAGTGGCTGTAGTACCGGGACTAACCAGGCTACAGAAGCAGATAGTAAACTCGGACATATTCTTAAAGAAGCAGAGAAGGAATATAGCTCCGGATTTAATATGTCCGGATATGCGGCTCCCAAACTTGAGGTCGTGAATATTGGATTTATAGGTGTCGGAAACCGAGGGTCAGCTGCTGTGGAACGTATGAGTTATATCGAAGGTGTCTCGATAAAGGGTATATGCGACGTACGAACCGAAAAGGCAAATGAAGCCAAAGCCCGGATAAAAGCCGGCAATCATGAAGCTCAAATTTACAGCGGATCGGATGAAGCCTGGAAAGAAATGTGTCAGCGGGAAGATATATCTCTAGTTTATATCGCTACGCACTGGGCTACACATGCTGAAATGGCTGTATACGCTATGGAACATGGCAAACACGTCGCTCTGGAAATTCCATCTGCGACTTCGGTTGAAGATTGCTGGAAGCTGGTGATGACATCTGAAAAGACAAAACAACACTGCGTTATTCTGGAAAACTGTTGCTACGACTTTTTTGAATTGCTTACGCTTAACCTTGCCCGTCAGGGCTTCTTTGGGGATATTGTACATTGTGAAGGTGCTTATATTCATGATATTCTGGATAGTTTTTTTGATGAGAAGAAACGCTATGATTTTTGGAGATTAAAGGAGAATGCACAGCGCAACGGAAACCTATATCCCACCCACGGACTGGGACCGGTTTGTCAGGTACTAAAAGTGAATCGCGGAAACCGGCTTGAATACATGAGTTCGATGTCTTCCAAAGATTTTATGCTGGAAGCGAAAGCCGAAGAGATGGCGAAGACCGATCCCCGTTTTAAAGCTTATGTAGGTAAGCCTTTTCGGGGCGACATGAATATATCCAATATAATGACAGCTTCGGGAAGTACGATTATGCTGCAGCATGATGTTTCCACGCCAAGACCCTATTCCCGTCTGCACCTGATTAGCGGGACTAAAGCATTTGCACAGAAATACCCTTTGCCTGGTAAAATAGCCGTAGGACATGAGGATTTTATGGGAGAAGCTGAAATGAAAAATCTGGAAGATACACATACACCCGGACTGGTTAAGAAAATCGGAGAACTGGCAAAAAAAATAGGAGGACATGGGGGCATGGACTTTATGATGGATTGGCGCCTGATCGATTGTCTCAGAAACGGACTTCCAATGGATATGGATGTCTATGATGCAGCAGCATGGAGTGTAATTGGCCCCTTAAGCGAATGGTCTGTTGCAAATGGCTCAAAACCTATTATAATACCTGACTTTACAAGAGGAAACTGGAAAAAGAATAAGGTACATGATATTGATCTGCATACTGGCGGAACAACTGGAGTATTAAATAACTAA
- a CDS encoding alpha/beta hydrolase family protein, with protein sequence MHTRAQNSIPRLFESENIPDPVALPLTSKAAELACRHWSRPPLEREDVIRIIRKNTNFRNHENKNVSYMIVNSLERPGFTIHTILFESREGVWVPASLYVPKGEGPFPAVINSHGHWKDGRRTDIAQQTAQLLANNGYVCLNMDAWGAGERGSEHTHEYHGSNLGASLMNVGETLLGLQLSDNRRGVDLLCTLPYVDPNHIGATGASGGGNQTMWLAATDDRIKAVVPVVSVGTFRAYVMNSNCVCELMPDGLTQLEESDVLAAVAPRALKMLTAIQDGNAAFAPLQMLKTYKQIAGRFTEKQLAYELFNSGHDYNTDMQKSMLNWFDTQLKTNTTQQQDLTVAPLVPVEDLSVFKGDKALPSIVTTKDYIRIAGQNLRKQLENEAPIDRKEKQTELERLLYPGQRDSIIKRYAYNANKGWHPLLLETRHEQFIPLLYRLPKNQSQGFKLIISSKGKQEIDAVQLTTLEQHGYGIIVFDLYAVGERSSDTGDHIDGQLPRFHTVSRASLWFGEPMMGIWSNEIAMVIQEIQQRFPDQPLSILADKEAALATLYYTALAGQTYPVELNEVPLSYVWDEGKSTDAFNMAVHVPGIVSWGDLPMLLALNNSQIHLSKVVSITGEKLSNSGWETYNFWLKTLKHKLNTNGKISRN encoded by the coding sequence ATGCATACACGAGCTCAAAATTCAATTCCCCGTTTGTTTGAATCCGAAAATATACCTGACCCTGTCGCTTTGCCATTGACAAGTAAAGCTGCAGAACTGGCTTGTAGACATTGGAGCAGACCGCCGTTGGAAAGAGAAGATGTAATTCGTATCATCCGGAAAAATACCAATTTCAGGAATCACGAAAACAAAAATGTAAGTTACATGATTGTAAACTCGCTGGAACGTCCGGGATTTACAATACATACTATCCTGTTTGAGAGCAGGGAAGGCGTTTGGGTGCCGGCAAGTCTGTATGTTCCGAAAGGAGAGGGGCCATTTCCTGCAGTTATTAATAGCCACGGACACTGGAAGGATGGAAGGCGTACAGATATAGCACAGCAAACTGCCCAGTTACTGGCAAATAATGGATATGTGTGTCTTAACATGGATGCCTGGGGTGCCGGCGAGCGTGGTTCGGAACATACACATGAATACCACGGTTCCAATCTTGGAGCCTCTTTGATGAATGTCGGAGAGACCCTGTTAGGGTTGCAATTGTCGGATAACAGGAGAGGAGTAGATCTGTTATGTACGCTTCCTTATGTTGATCCAAATCATATTGGTGCAACAGGAGCGAGTGGCGGAGGTAATCAGACGATGTGGTTGGCTGCAACGGATGATCGTATCAAGGCAGTAGTTCCTGTAGTGAGTGTGGGTACATTCAGGGCATATGTCATGAACAGTAACTGTGTATGCGAATTAATGCCTGACGGGCTCACTCAATTAGAAGAAAGTGACGTACTGGCTGCGGTGGCACCACGTGCATTGAAGATGCTTACCGCGATTCAGGATGGGAATGCAGCCTTTGCTCCGCTGCAAATGTTAAAAACCTATAAACAAATCGCAGGTCGTTTTACTGAAAAACAGTTAGCATATGAATTGTTTAATTCCGGACATGATTATAATACGGATATGCAGAAGAGCATGTTAAACTGGTTTGATACACAGCTCAAAACCAATACGACACAACAGCAGGATCTTACTGTTGCACCACTTGTGCCAGTTGAGGACTTATCAGTATTCAAAGGAGATAAAGCACTGCCTTCTATTGTGACGACCAAAGATTATATCAGGATAGCCGGACAAAATTTGCGGAAACAACTAGAGAATGAAGCGCCTATCGATCGGAAAGAAAAGCAGACAGAGCTCGAAAGGCTGTTGTATCCTGGACAAAGAGATAGTATCATAAAGAGATATGCGTACAACGCAAACAAAGGGTGGCATCCTCTTCTGTTGGAAACCCGTCATGAGCAGTTTATTCCACTTTTATACCGCCTTCCAAAAAATCAGAGTCAAGGATTTAAACTGATTATATCTTCAAAAGGAAAACAGGAGATTGATGCTGTGCAACTGACTACGCTCGAACAGCATGGGTATGGTATTATTGTCTTTGATCTCTATGCTGTTGGTGAAAGATCCTCAGATACCGGTGATCATATTGACGGACAATTACCCCGTTTTCATACTGTTTCACGTGCATCGCTCTGGTTTGGAGAACCGATGATGGGTATTTGGAGCAACGAGATTGCTATGGTTATTCAAGAGATACAACAACGTTTTCCGGATCAGCCGCTATCTATTCTGGCGGATAAGGAGGCGGCATTGGCCACACTTTATTACACCGCATTAGCCGGACAGACTTATCCGGTAGAGCTGAATGAAGTACCTCTTAGTTATGTATGGGATGAAGGGAAAAGTACAGATGCATTTAATATGGCTGTGCATGTTCCCGGTATCGTTTCATGGGGAGATTTGCCGATGCTGTTAGCGTTGAACAATTCACAAATTCACCTTTCTAAAGTAGTTTCCATTACGGGTGAGAAACTGAGCAATAGCGGTTGGGAAACATACAATTTCTGGTTGAAGACCCTTAAACATAAATTAAATACGAACGGCAAAATTTCACGAAACTAA
- a CDS encoding SusC/RagA family TonB-linked outer membrane protein: MIQCKPFSFVFLLGLSLFFFLSGTSDVVAQENDMQIKGVVKDASTQSVIAGVLVSNPKTKQQTSTDASGAFSIKANVGDVLRFSFIGYEQVNVSVTATKSIEVVMKASNSMIEEVVVTALGIKREVKSLTYATQQLSGSAVNDVRDNSGNVMSSLTGKVAGAVVTTAATGPGASARVVLRGNKSISGNNNALIVVDGVVFDNSSQQQATGTTYNYGTSDGAANINPDDIESINILKGPSAAALYGSRGANGAIVITTKRGTAGRYQIDYNGSASFDQVNMLTKFQNTYGRGNGGVYADNAAESWGTKAQTYQSNVGDFFENSATFNNTVSTYGGTEKVQGYVSYSNSKIGGIVPGNKLGKNALNLRVNTELIPRLKTDVKLNYLNQKIDNRPRLGDAGTPIEAYIMPRDMTSDELGQYETINPANGQPIRKYWTNSSIYDNPYWSTNRTSVDEQRDRITALGSVTYEFTDRIRIMGRASFDKYIDKTYGKFYDGTVSLGDVRKGGKYYETNARYWERNLDVLLTGDQDLSEQIKLNFTAGASALTRKYSITQDMANGLSIPNHFSLTAATTPEFPIVQDYERRLNSVYGSLQFGFFDYLFLDMTARNDWSSTLKAPHSYFYPSVGVSAVFHEALKLPQWVTFGKVRGSYTIVGNDAEPSLLRQLYLFSQGAGQGFISRSPNKSIEDLKPEKTKSLEVGLDMKFFDNRLGFDFTYYKANTINQLLFIGMPMASGFSRQYINAGDIRNSGMELQLNATPVRKENFSWQTGINFSANTNKVIELSEKTKQVNVTDNTKYATVVVKEGERYGDLYGHKWKVDAATGKYVVGANGLPIVEANKKLGNFNPDALVGWSNSFSYKNFQLNALIDARIGGEIVSGTAAYLAAFGVGDFTETGREGGLVLDAVTETGAANTTAITAQQLWTTVSQNGRDAWGEFFTYDMTNVRLRELALSYKFKLKEQHFIKNAQVSVTGRNLFFFYRGKSTLNIPGIGKRNNPIDPEAALGAGNYQGVELGLPPSVRTFGMNVKLTF; this comes from the coding sequence ATGATACAATGTAAACCATTTAGCTTTGTATTCTTGTTAGGACTATCGCTGTTTTTTTTCTTGTCAGGCACTTCAGATGTGGTGGCTCAGGAAAATGATATGCAGATAAAAGGAGTGGTCAAAGACGCTTCTACGCAGTCCGTAATTGCAGGAGTATTAGTTAGCAACCCGAAAACCAAACAGCAGACCAGCACAGATGCTTCCGGTGCTTTCAGCATCAAGGCGAATGTCGGAGATGTGCTCAGATTCTCCTTTATTGGCTACGAACAGGTCAATGTCTCTGTTACAGCAACAAAATCTATAGAAGTCGTTATGAAAGCGAGCAATTCTATGATAGAAGAAGTCGTCGTGACGGCTTTAGGTATAAAACGTGAGGTCAAATCACTGACCTATGCTACTCAGCAACTGTCTGGATCCGCAGTAAATGATGTGCGTGATAATAGTGGTAACGTTATGAGCAGCCTTACGGGGAAGGTTGCAGGTGCCGTTGTCACTACAGCAGCTACAGGGCCGGGAGCTTCGGCTCGTGTCGTTCTTCGGGGTAATAAATCTATAAGCGGTAATAATAATGCGCTGATCGTGGTCGATGGGGTTGTTTTTGATAACTCCAGCCAGCAGCAGGCTACCGGAACTACTTATAATTATGGTACAAGTGATGGGGCTGCCAATATCAATCCGGACGATATCGAATCCATTAATATTCTTAAAGGACCTTCTGCAGCAGCCTTGTATGGTAGTCGCGGAGCGAATGGTGCTATCGTCATTACGACAAAGCGCGGAACTGCAGGGCGTTACCAGATTGACTACAACGGAAGTGCTTCTTTTGACCAGGTTAATATGCTGACCAAATTTCAAAACACCTACGGAAGAGGAAATGGAGGCGTATATGCCGATAATGCAGCAGAGAGCTGGGGTACAAAAGCACAGACTTACCAAAGTAATGTTGGAGACTTTTTCGAAAACTCCGCGACTTTCAATAATACGGTCAGTACCTATGGCGGAACTGAAAAGGTACAGGGATACGTGTCCTATTCTAACAGTAAGATCGGAGGAATTGTTCCCGGAAATAAGTTGGGAAAGAATGCGCTGAATCTGAGAGTCAATACAGAACTGATCCCGAGATTGAAAACAGATGTAAAACTGAATTATCTTAATCAAAAAATAGATAACAGACCTCGTCTTGGCGATGCAGGCACACCTATCGAAGCCTATATTATGCCTCGGGATATGACATCCGACGAACTTGGACAGTACGAAACCATCAATCCGGCGAATGGCCAGCCTATCCGTAAGTACTGGACGAATTCTTCTATTTATGACAATCCGTACTGGAGTACAAACCGCACTTCGGTAGACGAACAGCGGGATCGTATCACCGCTTTAGGTTCGGTGACCTACGAATTTACAGATCGTATCCGCATAATGGGAAGAGCTAGTTTTGACAAATATATCGATAAGACCTATGGTAAATTCTATGATGGTACAGTTTCATTAGGAGATGTACGCAAGGGGGGTAAATATTATGAAACCAATGCCAGATACTGGGAGAGAAATCTGGATGTACTCCTTACAGGTGATCAGGATTTATCAGAACAGATTAAACTTAATTTTACAGCAGGAGCAAGTGCACTGACGCGTAAATATTCCATAACACAGGATATGGCTAATGGCTTGTCTATTCCAAATCACTTTTCTCTGACTGCTGCGACCACACCTGAATTTCCGATAGTACAGGATTATGAAAGAAGACTCAACTCTGTATATGGAAGTCTGCAGTTTGGATTTTTTGATTACCTGTTTCTGGATATGACTGCACGTAACGACTGGTCCTCTACATTAAAAGCTCCACATAGTTATTTCTATCCTTCTGTAGGGGTTTCAGCGGTATTTCATGAGGCTCTTAAATTGCCGCAATGGGTAACCTTCGGAAAGGTCAGAGGATCTTACACCATTGTTGGTAATGATGCAGAACCTTCTTTACTGAGACAATTATACCTCTTCTCACAAGGAGCTGGACAAGGTTTTATTTCGCGCTCACCAAATAAATCTATTGAAGACCTTAAGCCGGAAAAAACGAAGTCTCTGGAAGTGGGGCTGGATATGAAATTCTTTGACAATCGTTTAGGATTTGACTTTACCTACTATAAAGCGAATACAATTAATCAATTGTTATTTATAGGAATGCCTATGGCCAGTGGATTTAGTCGTCAGTATATTAATGCCGGAGACATCCGCAACAGTGGTATGGAACTGCAACTGAATGCAACACCTGTGCGTAAGGAAAATTTCTCCTGGCAGACAGGAATTAACTTCTCTGCCAATACTAATAAGGTGATCGAACTGAGCGAAAAGACAAAGCAGGTAAATGTCACTGATAATACAAAGTATGCAACAGTTGTAGTTAAAGAAGGGGAACGTTATGGCGACCTGTACGGACATAAATGGAAAGTGGACGCTGCTACAGGAAAGTATGTTGTAGGTGCTAATGGTCTTCCGATCGTAGAAGCCAATAAAAAATTAGGCAATTTTAATCCGGATGCTTTAGTAGGGTGGAGCAACAGTTTCAGTTATAAAAACTTTCAGTTGAATGCACTTATTGATGCGAGGATCGGAGGAGAAATTGTCTCCGGTACGGCTGCTTATCTTGCTGCTTTCGGAGTAGGCGATTTTACAGAAACCGGTCGCGAAGGTGGATTAGTGCTGGATGCCGTAACAGAAACCGGCGCAGCTAATACCACAGCTATCACTGCACAACAACTTTGGACTACGGTATCTCAGAATGGACGTGATGCATGGGGCGAGTTTTTTACCTATGATATGACTAATGTCCGTTTACGTGAATTAGCACTCTCCTATAAATTCAAATTGAAAGAGCAACATTTTATTAAGAATGCACAAGTATCCGTAACAGGTAGAAACTTGTTCTTTTTCTACCGAGGTAAATCTACGCTCAATATCCCGGGAATCGGAAAACGAAATAATCCGATAGATCCGGAAGCAGCATTGGGAGCCGGAAATTATCAGGGTGTTGAACTGGGACTTCCACCATCGGTAAGAACGTTTGGAATGAATGTAAAACTGACTTTTTAA